The window GAGGTCAAATCCTTTAGGGACGGGAAAATCTCCTTCCCCGACGCTTGGGCCGAGGTACTGGACGGGCAGGTCTGGCTCAGATCCCTCAGGGTGGCTGAAAACCCCTTTTCCTCCATATTCAACCATGATCCTGACAGGAAGAAGCGGCTCCTCCTCCATAAAGACGAGATAAAGCGGCTGGCCCGCAAAACCGAGGAAAAGGGCTATACACTTATACCCCTTTCGTTCTATTTTAAGAAAAGCCGGGTCAAAGTTGAACTGGGCCTCTGCAAGGGCAAAAAGATGTTCGACAAAAGAGCCGATATTCGGGACAGGGATGTTGAGCGGGATTTAGCCAGGGAATTCAGGAGACACCACTAGCTGATTTGCACCAACCCGCCAATAGCATTGTTTTTTTAAGAGAATGGGGATAGTATCGTAGCAGAAA is drawn from Leadbettera azotonutricia ZAS-9 and contains these coding sequences:
- the smpB gene encoding SsrA-binding protein SmpB, with protein sequence MSEGIKIIATNRRARHDYSVDDTYECGIELEGTEVKSFRDGKISFPDAWAEVLDGQVWLRSLRVAENPFSSIFNHDPDRKKRLLLHKDEIKRLARKTEEKGYTLIPLSFYFKKSRVKVELGLCKGKKMFDKRADIRDRDVERDLAREFRRHH